The Acidobacteriota bacterium genome has a segment encoding these proteins:
- a CDS encoding TAXI family TRAP transporter solute-binding subunit, whose amino-acid sequence MSRRTLAWLVALSAILIVLVAVVVRLRPKPSLQHLKISTATIGGTYYPLGAQLARILEQLPGRPIQRAVAEQSNGSVENIQRLVNAQADVAFVMGPALFRAIRESPEAESTISVLARLYKDDVLVVVRKETGIRNIAGLKNARLFIGSRTSGTRMAATHILETVGLSENDYTADDAGSFAEAANRLIEGDIDAAFFMVGMPAEAVQRVLEWGGAELLSMAAETRRQLASGPDSIGLAADELPANLFPNQPKSIHTMSADVFLVARNDLPRDIGFIIVKALFDNIADLLLAHPKAQDVKLTEAFDVPEGLPFHAGAAKFRKTEEGSLLIATGAIEGKNYRLGKMMQALLAERGIPARVTHSDGSLENAMLLSKRPSIAIMQYDAALASRFGKPRFVYNLDLDELSVPTVSNIQRLAVLHDAKVQMFIRREKLALLEESLNQGLPPSKRTAITTLGEVATALGKLPPGEPKLRVCLGPVNSATQMVARVVLKHHGVHSDSITPLFLSVPNMVARLHSEEIDVGFFVSYVPCLAIRTILNDDSIKLLSMAPKEQALMSGTVFTMSTIEPGTYACQREDEPAIQTLSIHEVLATTEDLPFDVKAITRAIFEGEAFLNIAGGADALALDLASLPLHPDAKEYYQEAGHLPATFVWHQPFEWIHATWRLLATLVIVVAGCAGVIKLKRNRTATEIGRKILAISPGVTESDSVEKLLVIRDEIQERVRRRWWHLGELDNSHWRYLHGLIDDRVNEAKKILTRALVSEIRRYGKDGAMDGAVRQARHDSLMQRIWAFFESGELEAAQHDLLLKMLQDHAPQDSVEQTPRDEKDES is encoded by the coding sequence ATGAGCCGCCGCACGCTCGCATGGCTCGTTGCCTTGAGTGCCATTCTGATCGTGCTGGTGGCGGTGGTTGTCCGGCTCAGGCCGAAGCCTTCACTGCAGCACCTGAAGATATCAACCGCAACCATAGGGGGCACTTACTACCCGCTAGGGGCTCAACTCGCCCGAATTCTCGAGCAACTTCCAGGCCGGCCCATCCAGCGCGCGGTGGCGGAACAGTCAAACGGTTCGGTCGAGAACATCCAGCGCCTGGTCAACGCACAGGCTGATGTTGCTTTTGTCATGGGGCCGGCACTTTTCAGGGCTATCCGCGAAAGTCCCGAAGCCGAGTCGACCATAAGCGTTCTCGCCCGTCTCTACAAGGATGACGTTCTCGTCGTGGTACGCAAGGAGACGGGAATTAGGAACATAGCCGGCCTGAAGAATGCAAGACTCTTCATTGGTTCCCGGACCAGCGGAACACGGATGGCGGCGACGCATATCCTCGAAACCGTCGGCCTCTCCGAAAATGACTATACGGCCGACGACGCTGGAAGCTTCGCGGAGGCCGCGAACAGACTCATAGAAGGAGATATCGACGCGGCGTTCTTCATGGTGGGGATGCCGGCCGAAGCAGTGCAGAGAGTACTTGAATGGGGAGGGGCCGAACTGCTGAGCATGGCTGCCGAGACCCGACGACAACTGGCATCGGGCCCGGACAGCATCGGGCTGGCAGCGGACGAGTTGCCTGCGAATCTCTTTCCGAATCAACCCAAAAGCATCCACACCATGTCCGCGGACGTCTTTCTCGTCGCCCGGAACGACCTCCCGCGGGACATAGGTTTTATCATCGTCAAGGCGCTTTTCGACAATATCGCCGACTTGCTGCTTGCGCACCCCAAGGCCCAGGATGTCAAGTTGACGGAGGCCTTCGATGTGCCGGAAGGCCTCCCCTTTCACGCGGGCGCGGCGAAATTCCGGAAAACGGAGGAGGGCTCGCTGCTCATAGCCACGGGAGCCATCGAGGGGAAAAACTACCGACTCGGCAAGATGATGCAGGCGCTGCTCGCCGAGCGCGGGATTCCCGCCCGGGTGACCCACAGCGACGGATCTCTGGAAAACGCGATGCTGCTCAGCAAGCGCCCTTCGATAGCCATCATGCAATACGACGCCGCCCTGGCCTCGCGCTTCGGCAAGCCCCGATTCGTGTATAACCTCGATCTCGACGAGCTCAGCGTTCCCACCGTCAGCAACATACAGCGACTCGCCGTTCTGCACGACGCGAAAGTCCAAATGTTCATACGCAGAGAGAAGCTTGCACTACTGGAGGAAAGCCTCAACCAAGGCCTTCCGCCTTCGAAACGAACGGCGATCACGACGCTGGGTGAGGTAGCAACGGCTCTGGGGAAGCTGCCGCCGGGCGAGCCGAAGCTCCGGGTGTGCCTCGGCCCGGTGAACAGCGCCACGCAGATGGTCGCGCGAGTCGTCTTGAAGCACCATGGTGTTCACTCGGATTCAATCACGCCGTTGTTTCTGTCGGTTCCGAACATGGTGGCACGGCTCCACAGCGAAGAGATAGACGTGGGTTTCTTCGTCAGCTACGTGCCCTGCCTGGCGATAAGAACGATCCTCAACGACGACTCGATCAAGCTTCTGTCCATGGCGCCGAAAGAACAGGCTCTGATGTCGGGAACCGTTTTCACCATGTCCACGATCGAGCCCGGCACGTACGCGTGTCAAAGGGAAGACGAGCCGGCGATTCAAACCCTTTCCATCCACGAGGTGCTGGCCACCACGGAAGACCTGCCGTTCGACGTCAAGGCCATCACGAGGGCGATCTTCGAAGGGGAAGCGTTTCTGAACATTGCTGGCGGGGCGGATGCGCTGGCGCTGGATCTCGCTTCGCTCCCGCTGCATCCCGATGCGAAGGAGTATTACCAGGAGGCCGGGCACCTTCCCGCCACCTTCGTGTGGCACCAGCCTTTCGAGTGGATCCATGCAACGTGGCGCCTCCTGGCGACTCTCGTGATTGTTGTCGCCGGCTGTGCGGGCGTCATCAAGCTGAAGCGTAACCGAACCGCCACCGAAATTGGAAGAAAAATTCTCGCTATCTCTCCTGGAGTGACCGAGTCGGACTCGGTGGAAAAGTTGCTGGTGATCCGCGATGAAATTCAAGAGCGAGTTCGCAGAAGATGGTGGCACTTGGGAGAGCTGGACAACTCTCACTGGCGCTACCTGCACGGTCTGATTGACGACAGGGTGAACGAAGCAAAGAAAATCCTGACGAGGGCGCTGGTCTCCGAGATCCGACGCTACGGGAAGGACGGCGCCATGGATGGTGCGGTGCGGCAAGCGCGGCATGATTCCCTCATGCAACGCATCTGGGCTTTCTTCGAGTCGGGCGAACTGGAGGCGGCACAGCACGATCTGCTCTTGAAAATGTTGCAAGACCACGCCCCGCAAGACTCCGTGGAACAGACGCCCCGCGATGAAAAAGATGAGTCCTAA
- the glsA gene encoding glutaminase A, whose protein sequence is MKVLKIYIHLLLFVLFIASPHVSWAEEAFSAGTILPTSPQEIEQTLSEMHQKYMALKDGEVYISGTEQVNPDWFGIAIATVDGRVHMVGNADTPFPIQSIAKPFVYGLALEDHGREIMLKKVGVNATGLPYDSIIASTVRAKQLQNPMVSAGAIATTSLIKGSTAKKKWARVRRVFSRYAGHTLPLNEQVYQAEMKQSAMSRALAELLSAYHLLYAKVDDTIALYLKGTSQSVTAKDLAIMGATLANWGANPLTQERAIKEKYVQNILSAMVTAGLYDDSGEWLFKVGLPGKSGVGGGIVAVVPGRFAVAVYSPPLDSSGNSVRGVHVVQDLSNRWDLHMFSPRREESR, encoded by the coding sequence GTGAAAGTTTTGAAAATATATATCCATCTATTGCTCTTTGTCCTCTTTATAGCGAGTCCCCATGTTTCCTGGGCCGAGGAGGCCTTTTCCGCAGGCACGATTCTTCCCACCTCGCCCCAAGAGATAGAGCAAACGCTTTCAGAAATGCACCAAAAATATATGGCCCTTAAGGACGGAGAGGTGTATATCTCCGGAACAGAACAGGTGAATCCCGACTGGTTTGGTATCGCCATCGCGACGGTTGACGGCCGCGTCCACATGGTCGGGAATGCGGACACGCCCTTTCCGATTCAATCGATCGCCAAGCCTTTCGTCTATGGGCTGGCCTTGGAAGACCACGGCCGCGAGATTATGCTGAAGAAAGTAGGCGTGAATGCCACGGGCCTTCCCTACGACTCCATCATCGCTTCCACTGTTCGGGCGAAGCAATTGCAAAACCCCATGGTCAGCGCCGGAGCGATTGCCACGACAAGCCTCATCAAAGGCTCGACCGCGAAAAAGAAATGGGCCCGCGTGCGCCGCGTGTTCTCTCGCTATGCCGGCCACACACTGCCGTTGAACGAGCAGGTGTACCAAGCGGAAATGAAACAGAGTGCCATGAGCCGGGCGCTGGCGGAACTTTTAAGCGCCTACCATCTTCTTTACGCCAAGGTGGACGACACCATCGCGCTGTACCTCAAGGGAACCTCCCAAAGCGTCACGGCAAAAGATTTGGCCATCATGGGAGCAACCCTAGCCAATTGGGGCGCCAATCCTCTCACGCAGGAACGGGCAATCAAAGAAAAGTATGTGCAGAACATCCTCTCCGCCATGGTAACGGCCGGCCTCTATGATGACTCCGGGGAATGGCTGTTCAAGGTCGGCCTGCCCGGGAAAAGCGGCGTGGGAGGCGGCATTGTGGCGGTCGTTCCGGGAAGATTCGCCGTTGCCGTCTATTCTCCGCCTCTAGACTCGAGCGGCAACAGCGTCCGTGGTGTCCACGTCGTTCAAGACCTGTCGAATCGATGGGATTTGCACATGTTTTCTCCGCGCAGGGAAGAGTCACGCTGA
- a CDS encoding mechanosensitive ion channel has translation MSNKGWKLILGALVFSVGVGIVITHFLGKIRRPASFEALRAGFIEEFITRNDGYPGLREHYGLRFPSDPEEFDPYMIYQQVAEQRVDVISGHSTAGSMQGYDLAILEDDRNFFLPYEAAPLVRRQTLDEHPELKDILGKLAGQISEEQIREMNYQVEYRGKDAAEVAWDFLVSRKLIDPGNEPGDGSAGTITIGAKFFAEHDILTRLMAVLIEHHSNVKVLRKLKLIGTATCFDALRRGQIDLYVEYTGTGLILLEPLLSQIIQEPGEAFETVRHKFADEYDLVWLDRFGFNNTWTLVMRSEQARQLGIKTISDLANVLKEQSETLARRTHGVGISPPRTAAPSPPREAPLTAAEHLRSLERRQQPPTEFGRRSVTQEEYFRAKHDLADSEMELDSVRERLRAELPKALKAAQESKEKALTARVEAEKHRVSVFEQERKLKEHRLSMAETAATTTSIKEVYAAYRRVAMTEDLYRYVQALVDSLEDARHEYVRHQELLKELMAEPGKTEVAAEDLKTLRDELEQAPREITILAQHADTAARRLEQVKNQVSLARERLEISKEHLKLEPKPDVSARPDSTRSLPAGATLDELKRETERRKAEAQSAENKADLAEEEADQARELTVTELKEMTDFEWELRYARDVLKRLQREGVSPDTTAAAQERIDFLEGTLARIQTTLSQLEQSMKENRQRAREKRLHAESMHRAAEDAAARLREEETELFNEKIRKRGLAGFFAALTIGLAVWVHRLVRDKERLSLRGVTDPEKTKRIHTPYVLIRRIAVPLIGIVGTLLVLLQFETFQRISLSILASAGIAGVVVGLAARSLLANAVAGVTLAFSQPIRIGDTVKMGDEWGTIEDIGLFHTIFLVWDHRRMVIPNEVLAGREIVNYSLRDQKIWTKVPIYLDYDADVKKAREILIEVAKESKNWNGKDEPEVWFMELGEQTICLWIAAWADDPDKAWRLGCDILDNALRRFQEEGIPLPRRRFQLDGPQIAFEPEKGPRAKEE, from the coding sequence ATGTCCAATAAAGGCTGGAAGCTTATCCTCGGCGCACTCGTCTTCAGCGTTGGCGTCGGGATCGTTATCACACACTTCCTGGGCAAAATCCGCCGGCCTGCCTCGTTCGAAGCGCTCCGCGCTGGTTTCATCGAGGAGTTCATCACCCGCAATGATGGATACCCCGGTCTCAGGGAGCACTACGGACTGAGGTTCCCCTCTGACCCGGAAGAGTTCGATCCCTACATGATTTACCAGCAAGTAGCCGAACAGCGGGTCGATGTGATCAGCGGCCACTCTACCGCTGGGAGTATGCAAGGTTATGACTTAGCCATATTGGAAGACGACAGGAATTTCTTTTTGCCCTACGAAGCGGCGCCGCTCGTTCGGCGGCAGACGCTTGATGAGCATCCCGAACTCAAGGACATCCTCGGGAAGCTCGCCGGGCAGATTTCGGAAGAGCAAATTCGTGAAATGAACTATCAAGTAGAGTACCGCGGCAAGGACGCCGCAGAGGTGGCCTGGGATTTTCTCGTTTCAAGAAAGCTCATTGATCCAGGCAATGAGCCGGGAGACGGATCGGCCGGCACCATCACAATTGGGGCCAAGTTTTTCGCCGAGCACGACATCCTCACAAGACTGATGGCCGTCCTAATCGAGCACCATTCCAACGTCAAAGTTTTGCGCAAGTTGAAGTTGATCGGGACGGCAACCTGTTTCGACGCGCTGCGGAGAGGCCAAATCGATCTCTACGTCGAATACACGGGGACAGGGCTGATTCTCTTGGAGCCGCTGCTGAGTCAGATCATCCAGGAGCCGGGCGAAGCGTTTGAAACGGTTCGGCACAAATTCGCAGACGAGTATGACCTCGTATGGCTGGACCGCTTTGGTTTTAACAACACCTGGACGCTTGTTATGCGAAGCGAGCAAGCCCGACAACTCGGTATCAAGACCATCTCTGATCTGGCGAACGTTCTGAAGGAGCAATCCGAAACTCTGGCGCGACGCACGCACGGCGTCGGAATCTCTCCTCCGAGAACCGCTGCACCGAGCCCACCAAGGGAGGCCCCCTTGACGGCTGCGGAACACCTTCGATCCTTGGAACGCAGGCAACAGCCTCCCACCGAGTTTGGCAGGCGAAGTGTGACGCAGGAGGAGTACTTTCGGGCCAAGCATGATTTGGCCGATTCTGAAATGGAGCTGGATTCTGTGCGCGAACGCCTCCGTGCCGAACTGCCCAAGGCCCTGAAGGCTGCTCAAGAATCAAAAGAAAAAGCCCTCACGGCCCGTGTCGAGGCCGAAAAGCACCGGGTGAGTGTTTTCGAACAAGAGCGGAAGCTCAAGGAGCACCGGCTGTCCATGGCCGAAACCGCAGCAACGACGACGTCGATCAAGGAAGTCTACGCCGCGTACCGGCGGGTGGCCATGACCGAAGACCTCTATCGCTATGTTCAGGCGCTGGTGGACTCGTTGGAGGATGCGCGCCATGAATACGTCAGACATCAGGAGTTATTGAAAGAGCTGATGGCAGAACCCGGGAAGACGGAAGTGGCTGCCGAAGACCTAAAAACCCTTCGTGACGAGCTGGAGCAGGCGCCCAGGGAAATCACCATCCTCGCGCAACATGCCGACACGGCCGCTCGGCGACTGGAGCAAGTGAAGAATCAGGTCTCCTTGGCACGAGAGCGACTGGAGATCTCAAAGGAGCATCTGAAATTGGAGCCTAAACCGGATGTGTCTGCGAGGCCCGATTCCACGAGAAGCCTTCCTGCCGGCGCCACCCTGGACGAACTCAAGCGGGAGACGGAGCGTAGGAAAGCTGAAGCCCAAAGCGCCGAGAACAAAGCCGACCTTGCTGAGGAGGAGGCCGATCAAGCCAGGGAGCTTACCGTCACAGAGTTGAAGGAAATGACAGACTTCGAGTGGGAACTGAGATATGCGCGGGATGTGCTGAAGAGGCTCCAGAGGGAGGGGGTTTCTCCGGATACGACCGCGGCCGCCCAGGAAAGGATTGATTTTCTAGAAGGCACGCTGGCCCGCATCCAGACAACTCTGTCCCAGCTCGAACAGTCGATGAAGGAAAACAGGCAGCGAGCGCGAGAAAAACGCCTCCACGCCGAGTCGATGCACCGGGCCGCCGAGGATGCCGCGGCACGGCTGCGCGAAGAAGAGACAGAGCTCTTCAACGAAAAGATTCGAAAGCGGGGGCTGGCTGGCTTTTTTGCCGCGCTTACGATTGGGCTGGCCGTGTGGGTCCATCGCCTGGTTCGAGATAAGGAACGCCTGAGCCTGCGGGGCGTGACGGACCCCGAGAAGACGAAACGGATCCACACTCCCTACGTGCTGATCCGCCGGATTGCCGTTCCACTCATTGGCATTGTGGGAACCCTCCTTGTCCTGCTGCAATTCGAGACGTTCCAGCGCATCAGCCTATCGATTCTCGCCTCGGCGGGAATCGCGGGCGTCGTCGTTGGGCTCGCCGCCCGGAGCCTGCTTGCCAACGCGGTGGCGGGGGTGACGCTCGCCTTCTCCCAGCCGATCCGGATCGGCGACACGGTCAAGATGGGTGACGAATGGGGTACGATTGAGGACATCGGCCTATTCCATACGATCTTCCTCGTGTGGGACCACCGGCGTATGGTCATTCCCAACGAAGTCCTGGCGGGGCGGGAGATCGTCAACTACTCCCTACGCGACCAGAAAATTTGGACCAAAGTGCCGATCTACCTCGACTACGACGCCGATGTGAAGAAAGCCCGTGAGATCCTGATTGAGGTAGCCAAGGAAAGCAAGAACTGGAATGGAAAGGATGAGCCGGAGGTGTGGTTCATGGAACTGGGCGAGCAGACCATCTGCCTGTGGATTGCGGCATGGGCGGATGATCCTGATAAAGCATGGAGGCTTGGCTGCGATATTTTGGACAATGCCCTTCGAAGATTTCAGGAGGAAGGGATTCCACTGCCGCGCAGGCGCTTTCAGCTCGATGGCCCGCAGATCGCATTCGAACCGGAAAAAGGCCCGCGAGCCAAAGAAGAGTGA
- a CDS encoding 2-isopropylmalate synthase codes for MSKRVIIFDTTLRDGEQSPGASLTINEKLIIAKQLAKLGVDVIEAGFPIASEGDFEAVKLVSKNVKGSVICGLARTMPQDIDRAWEALKDAEKARIHMFIATSQIHREKKLRKSKEEVIEMATESIKRAKGYTGDVEFSPEDAARTDLDYMCDVVREAIAAGATTINIPDTVGYAQPEEFGQRIKYIFKKIPEAKDVVISVHCHNDLGLAVPNSLAAVQNGALQVECTVNGIGERAGNCSMEEVVMNLKTRKDFFGDFHCNVNTKEIFKTSRLVSSLTGIAVQRNKAIVGANAFAHEAGVHQHGVISHKRTYEIMNPEDIGWVGTNLVLGKHSGRHAVEKVVREMGYDVKEEQVDEIATKVKELADKKKELTRDDIVAIASDVVGELSEEETKIQLVDFQITTGNKTRPTATVELQVNGVRKVGQGTGVGPVDAASAAIRNVVDPKIKLKEFKLKAITGGTDALADVTVRLEDENGNIFLGDAIDQDVIMASVLALIKGMNRALNFKASALN; via the coding sequence ATGTCCAAAAGGGTAATCATTTTCGACACCACCCTAAGGGATGGCGAGCAGAGCCCCGGGGCCAGCTTGACGATCAACGAAAAATTGATTATCGCCAAGCAGCTCGCGAAACTGGGTGTGGATGTCATCGAAGCTGGCTTCCCCATCGCCTCGGAAGGGGATTTCGAGGCCGTTAAGCTGGTTTCCAAGAACGTAAAAGGCTCCGTTATTTGCGGCCTGGCTAGAACTATGCCGCAGGACATTGACCGGGCATGGGAAGCGCTGAAGGATGCCGAGAAAGCCCGGATCCACATGTTCATAGCCACGTCCCAGATCCACCGGGAGAAAAAGCTCCGCAAAAGCAAGGAAGAAGTGATTGAAATGGCCACCGAGTCGATAAAGCGGGCGAAGGGATACACCGGGGACGTGGAGTTCAGCCCGGAGGACGCGGCCCGGACCGACCTGGACTACATGTGCGACGTGGTGCGCGAGGCCATTGCCGCGGGGGCCACGACCATCAACATCCCGGACACGGTCGGGTACGCGCAGCCCGAGGAGTTCGGGCAAAGGATAAAGTATATTTTTAAGAAGATTCCTGAAGCCAAGGACGTGGTGATCAGCGTCCACTGCCACAACGATTTGGGACTCGCCGTTCCCAACTCCCTCGCGGCCGTCCAAAACGGCGCCCTGCAGGTGGAGTGCACGGTCAACGGCATCGGCGAGAGGGCCGGAAACTGCTCCATGGAAGAGGTCGTGATGAACCTCAAGACGCGAAAGGATTTCTTCGGGGACTTCCACTGCAACGTCAATACGAAGGAAATCTTCAAGACATCGAGACTGGTTTCGAGCCTGACGGGCATCGCGGTCCAGAGAAACAAAGCCATCGTGGGGGCCAATGCGTTCGCCCACGAGGCCGGCGTCCACCAGCACGGCGTCATATCGCACAAGCGCACGTACGAAATTATGAACCCGGAGGACATCGGCTGGGTAGGCACGAATTTGGTCCTGGGAAAACATTCGGGCAGGCATGCCGTGGAGAAAGTGGTCCGGGAGATGGGCTACGACGTCAAGGAGGAGCAGGTGGACGAGATCGCCACGAAGGTCAAGGAGCTGGCCGACAAGAAAAAAGAATTGACGAGGGACGACATCGTCGCCATCGCGAGTGACGTGGTGGGAGAGCTGAGCGAAGAGGAGACCAAAATCCAGCTGGTGGATTTCCAGATCACGACGGGAAACAAGACGAGGCCGACGGCGACCGTCGAGCTTCAGGTGAACGGCGTGAGAAAAGTCGGGCAGGGCACCGGCGTGGGGCCGGTGGACGCCGCCTCGGCCGCCATTCGAAACGTGGTGGACCCGAAAATCAAATTGAAGGAATTCAAACTGAAAGCTATTACCGGAGGCACGGACGCCCTGGCCGACGTCACGGTGCGGCTGGAAGACGAGAACGGAAACATTTTCCTGGGGGACGCCATCGACCAGGACGTGATCATGGCCTCGGTGCTGGCGCTCATCAAGGGGATGAACCGGGCGCTGAACTTCAAGGCCTCGGCGTTGAATTAA
- a CDS encoding mechanosensitive ion channel translates to MQELFAIAEETGILNAFKAVGILVFGVLFALALFIIVRAALRRTEIDNRLARWFLGDVRARSMEVEQAIAKVIFYLILVVFLGLSFQVLGFTLITEPLIRFLTKLSEVAPQLIGAGALLLFAWVVATVLRLTLMRVLSAARLDKHLATSAGFEEEGQAAVSQTLSNAAYWLVFLLFLPGVLSVLSGLGLQGLLEPVQGMMNKVFSFLPNILYAGVILVGGWLIARILQRIVANLTAAAGADRLSEQAGLTAVLGKHRLSDLLGLILYVLVLIPVLIAALDKLKLAAITQPATNMLNRIWVALPNIFAAVLLLLVSYWIGRVVAGWITNLLEGLGFNAILRQLGLGKEPAEGERTPSEIAGGLVLVAVVLFASVEAFQLLGFSLVADLVYQFLVAAGQVLVGLLVFAIGLYLASVAAQAVLASGTTQASLLALATRVSIIALGGAMALRQMDLANEIINLAFGLLLGAVAVAVALAFGLGGRDIAARELEAWLKSLKSKKS, encoded by the coding sequence ATGCAAGAACTTTTCGCCATTGCCGAGGAAACGGGAATCTTAAACGCCTTCAAGGCCGTGGGCATTCTGGTCTTTGGAGTGCTCTTTGCCCTGGCCTTATTCATCATCGTGCGGGCGGCGCTCCGCCGCACGGAGATCGACAACCGGCTGGCGCGGTGGTTCCTCGGCGACGTGAGGGCAAGATCGATGGAAGTGGAGCAGGCGATCGCAAAGGTGATTTTCTACCTCATCCTTGTCGTTTTCCTGGGCTTGTCTTTCCAGGTGCTGGGGTTCACGCTCATCACCGAGCCGCTCATCCGGTTTTTGACCAAGCTCTCCGAGGTGGCCCCGCAGCTGATCGGCGCGGGAGCCTTGCTGCTCTTCGCCTGGGTCGTGGCCACGGTGCTGAGGCTCACCCTCATGCGGGTGTTGAGCGCCGCGAGACTTGACAAGCACCTCGCAACCTCCGCGGGCTTCGAAGAGGAGGGACAGGCCGCGGTGAGTCAGACGCTCAGCAACGCGGCGTACTGGCTGGTTTTCCTGCTCTTTCTGCCCGGGGTGCTGAGTGTGCTGAGCGGGCTGGGGCTGCAGGGGCTGCTGGAGCCGGTGCAGGGGATGATGAACAAAGTCTTCAGCTTTCTGCCGAACATTCTTTACGCCGGCGTGATCCTGGTGGGCGGCTGGCTCATCGCGCGCATTCTGCAGCGGATTGTGGCCAACCTTACGGCCGCCGCCGGCGCGGACCGGCTGAGCGAACAGGCGGGGCTGACCGCGGTGCTCGGAAAACACCGGCTCTCCGACCTGCTCGGGCTCATCCTCTACGTGCTGGTCCTCATCCCCGTGCTCATCGCCGCCCTCGACAAGCTGAAACTGGCGGCCATCACGCAGCCCGCAACCAACATGCTGAACAGGATCTGGGTGGCCCTTCCCAACATCTTCGCCGCCGTTCTGCTGCTCCTGGTTTCCTACTGGATCGGGCGCGTGGTCGCCGGGTGGATCACCAACCTGCTGGAGGGCCTGGGCTTCAACGCCATCCTGCGCCAGCTCGGCCTCGGCAAGGAGCCCGCCGAGGGCGAGAGGACGCCTTCCGAGATTGCGGGGGGTCTGGTTCTCGTGGCGGTCGTGCTCTTTGCGAGCGTGGAGGCGTTCCAGCTTCTCGGCTTCTCCCTCGTGGCCGACCTGGTCTACCAGTTCCTCGTCGCGGCCGGCCAGGTTCTCGTGGGGCTGCTTGTCTTCGCCATCGGCCTCTACCTGGCCAGCGTGGCGGCGCAGGCCGTGCTCGCGAGCGGGACGACGCAGGCCAGCCTGCTCGCCCTCGCGACGCGGGTTTCCATCATCGCGCTCGGGGGCGCCATGGCCCTGCGGCAGATGGACCTTGCGAACGAGATCATCAATCTCGCCTTCGGCCTGCTGCTCGGGGCCGTGGCCGTGGCCGTGGCCCTGGCCTTCGGCCTCGGGGGCCGGGACATCGCGGCGCGCGAGCTTGAGGCCTGGCTCAAGTCCCTCAAAAGCAAGAAGTCCTGA
- a CDS encoding YchF/TatD family DNA exonuclease, with amino-acid sequence MKLLDSHAHLTDEKFAPDLDAVLERAREAGVVRILNAGSDLADSEKVIALAERHDGMHAAVGIHPHEAKTADGTAFERLRELAKNAKVLAIGETGLDYHYDNSPRETQREVFRSHIRLAKDTGLPLVVHSREAEEDTLRVLDEEDGWLPGGIFHSFTGSGRMARAAIENGWMVSLSGIVTFPSSTALRDVVKKLPYENLLIETDCPYLAPVPVRGKRNEPAFVVHTAEAVAQFMPLSPGDVARITLANFERLFRLSTRPEEDTYVYPIRDSLYLNLTSRCTNECSFCVREYLDGVSGYYLWLRKEPSVREVLDAVGDPSRYDEIVFCGYGEPTLRLDVIKAAAKELRKRGARGFRLTTNGHANLIHGRNVVPELVGVIDRVSVSLDAHDSRTYQEVSRPKFKGVDVFAEVLKFAEECVRLLPRRSRGKPKVELTAVADPRVNVETCKRIAEKMGAAFRTRELNVVG; translated from the coding sequence ATGAAACTCCTCGACTCCCACGCCCACCTGACGGACGAGAAGTTCGCCCCGGACTTGGACGCAGTGCTCGAGCGCGCCCGCGAGGCGGGCGTCGTGCGCATTCTGAACGCGGGAAGCGACCTCGCCGACTCCGAGAAAGTCATCGCTCTTGCCGAGCGCCACGACGGCATGCACGCCGCCGTCGGCATCCACCCGCACGAGGCGAAGACCGCCGACGGCACGGCGTTCGAGCGCCTGCGCGAGCTCGCGAAAAACGCGAAGGTGCTCGCCATCGGCGAGACCGGCCTCGACTACCACTACGACAACTCCCCGCGCGAGACGCAACGCGAGGTTTTTCGCAGCCACATCCGCCTGGCCAAGGACACGGGGCTGCCCCTGGTCGTGCATTCCCGCGAGGCCGAGGAGGACACGCTCCGCGTCCTGGACGAGGAGGACGGCTGGCTCCCGGGCGGAATTTTTCATTCCTTCACGGGGAGCGGGCGCATGGCGCGCGCGGCGATCGAGAACGGCTGGATGGTCTCGCTCTCGGGCATCGTCACGTTCCCGAGCTCAACCGCCCTGCGCGACGTGGTCAAGAAGCTGCCTTACGAAAACCTCCTCATCGAAACCGACTGCCCCTACCTCGCGCCCGTCCCCGTGCGCGGCAAGCGCAACGAGCCGGCCTTCGTCGTCCACACGGCCGAGGCCGTCGCGCAGTTCATGCCCCTGAGCCCCGGCGACGTGGCGCGCATCACGCTCGCCAACTTCGAAAGGCTCTTTCGCCTCTCGACGCGCCCGGAGGAGGACACTTATGTTTACCCGATCCGCGACTCGCTCTACCTCAACCTGACGAGCCGCTGCACGAACGAGTGCTCGTTCTGCGTGCGGGAGTACCTCGACGGCGTCTCGGGCTACTACCTCTGGCTCCGGAAGGAACCCTCGGTGCGGGAGGTGCTCGACGCCGTGGGCGACCCGTCGCGCTACGACGAGATCGTCTTCTGCGGCTACGGCGAGCCGACGCTCCGCCTCGACGTCATCAAGGCCGCGGCGAAGGAGCTCCGCAAGCGCGGCGCGCGGGGCTTCCGCCTCACCACGAACGGCCACGCGAACCTCATCCATGGAAGAAACGTCGTGCCCGAGCTGGTCGGCGTCATCGACCGCGTCTCGGTAAGTCTCGACGCGCACGACAGCAGGACGTATCAAGAGGTGAGCCGGCCCAAGTTCAAGGGGGTGGACGTCTTCGCGGAGGTCTTGAAATTCGCCGAGGAATGCGTGCGGCTCCTGCCCCGACGTAGTCGGGGCAAGCCGAAAGTGGAGCTTACGGCGGTCGCGGACCCGCGCGTGAACGTCGAGACCTGCAAGAGAATCGCGGAGAAGATGGGCGCGGCGTTCCGGACGCGGGAATTGAACGTGGTGGGGTAA